A genomic stretch from Salarias fasciatus chromosome 10, fSalaFa1.1, whole genome shotgun sequence includes:
- the timm22 gene encoding mitochondrial import inner membrane translocase subunit Tim22 — translation MAASTGPAGTEAPGPNTDGPDIQYSAILEHLVGDKRPVKELNPAVMGGLPVPYKSDEQKMIERGMESCAFKSLLACVGGFVLGGAFGVFTAGIDTNVGFDPKDPLRTPTAREVLKDMGQRGMSYAKNFAIVGAMFSCTECIIESHRGVSDWKNAVYSGCVTGGAIGFRAGLKAGVLGCGGFAAFSAAIEYYLR, via the exons ATGGCGGCCTCCACGGGACCTGCGGGGACCGAGGCTCCGGGACCAAACACGGACGGTCCCGACATCCAGTACAGCGCCATCCTGGAGCATCTGGTAGGGGATAAGAGGCCCGTGAAGGAGCTGAACCCGGCCGTGATGGGGGGGCTGCCGGTGCCCTACAAAAGCGACGAGCAGAAGATGATCGAGCGGGGAATGGAGAGCTGCGCCTTCAAGTCTCTGCTGGCCTGTGTGGGAG GCTTCGTCCTCGGAGGAGCTTTTGGTGTTTTCACAGCGGGCATCGACACCAACGTCGGCTTCGACCCCAAAGATCCTCTGAGAACCCCGACAGCCCGAGAAGTGCTGAAAGACATGGGCCAGAGGGGGATGTCCTACGCCAAGAACTTCGCCATCGTGGGCGCCATGTTCTCCTGTACAGAGTGCATCATAGAATCA CACAGAGGCGTGTCAGACTGGAAGAACGCCGTGTACAGCGGCTGTGTGACGGGAGGAGCCATTGGATTTCGTG ccggCCTGAAGGCTGGAGTCCTGGGATGTGGAGGCTTCGCTGCCTTCTCTGCTGCTATTGAATATTATTTACGGTGA